A region of the Deltaproteobacteria bacterium genome:
AAAATTGGATTAATGAAGCCGCAGCAGTCGCATCAGGCTCGACTCCGACGTAACGAGAAATGTTCGCTAAATTGTATATCTCACCAAGTTTTTTCATGAGGTGACCGGATCCGGCACCAACATCGAGAAGTGAAATACGGCCTAAAAATCTAGTTTCGATCTCCTTCGCAATAAATGCGGCCATGTCCTGGTACTCATTTGAGACGCTCTGTAGCAGTTTAAAGGTCTCTAGGTAGCGATCTCGGGTAAGGCTCTCCACTCGGTAACGTTCTTCTAGGTCAAGCTCCTCTCGATACTGGGGCACCTGGGTCGCAACGAACACGGGGCCATTCATTTTATTATTTTGTCTTTTGTTTCTATTACTTATGGTTCCAGGGAGGGCGTTCAACCTAATTTTTTGACTTAAATAGAGGGACAGGAGATTTGACATAGACTGTGGCTCCAATGTGTGGTGTACGTTCACCTCCTTTATATTCGCCAATTACGGCCCCTTTGATAAATAGCATCTGGGTATCAGTACATAGGTAAAAGCTACTTAAAAAGTCGGGGTGGGTCGTCGATACTTAACTATCTGAGCAGCCTAATGCTCGCCTTCGATCTCACAACCACAAATTAAGGGCTGATTCTATGGGTCGCTTGCGACAGTTAAAACACCTGGTGCTAGGAGACCCACTTGCCACGTCCGAGGCCTCTCACGAGCGATTGACGAGACCTAAGGCCCTAGCTGTATTGTCATCGGACGCCCTCTCTTCTGTTGCTTATGCTACCGAGGAGAGTTTGGTCACTCTTAGTGCCGCGGGTGTTGCGGCTTTTGCGGCAAACATTCCGATCGCCCTAGCTATTGTTGCTCTACTTGTGATCGTGACGGTGTCCTACCGTCAAACGATTTTTGCCTACCCTAATGGTGGGGGCGCCTACACAGTTGCCGCTGACAATCTGGGTCGCAACTTTGGGCTAGTCGCTGCGGCAGCTTTACTTATTGATTACGTCCTTACTGTATCAGTTTCGGTGTCCTCGGGGGTAGCCGCTCTAACGTCGGCCCTCCCAGCTATGGCAGCCTGGAATGTAGAGGTGGGTGTTGCCTGCATTGTGATCATAACGTTGGTAAATTTGCGCGGCATTCGTGACTCAGCAAATATATTTGCTGTTCCCACCTTTCTCTTTATCGGGTCCATTTTGACAATGCTAGTGATAGGAGCTTTCAAGCTACTATTTGGATCTCCA
Encoded here:
- a CDS encoding APC family permease codes for the protein MGRLRQLKHLVLGDPLATSEASHERLTRPKALAVLSSDALSSVAYATEESLVTLSAAGVAAFAANIPIALAIVALLVIVTVSYRQTIFAYPNGGGAYTVAADNLGRNFGLVAAAALLIDYVLTVSVSVSSGVAALTSALPAMAAWNVEVGVACIVIITLVNLRGIRDSANIFAVPTFLFIGSILTMLVIGAFKLLFGSPVAAAVVNPPAAVEGLGLFLILKTFASGCSAMTGVEAISNGVPAFKAPESKHAAQTMLVMSGLLTTMFLGITFLSHAYHLAPNPQDTILSQLAKSTIGAGW